From Antennarius striatus isolate MH-2024 chromosome 9, ASM4005453v1, whole genome shotgun sequence, one genomic window encodes:
- the LOC137601662 gene encoding G patch domain-containing protein 8 isoform X1: MGPAPLEAPGMACSACYYLVISSTHLSNGHFRRVKGVFRGPLCPTTTSDSPECAERALGCSVEDLKALFYCELCHKQYLRHQEFDNHINSYDHAHKQRLKELKHREFARNVASKSWKDHRKQEKALRRLHQLAQMQQNTQRVPGRTCGLRSAVRAMSHQQDTDLHQRDHKSESFIPTQRPHPMQPIAVPLRQLPEEQYKVPSQMPMAHPPITESPSNTGPAAVTTQSCIDLYTQVPLPMQGRAGGRLGVSFCFSRRGPRLEPSASVFSDLEEEEREKREQMKERIKGIMKDIDREIGEDEDGKHSQSEKLHSDSAVLNDLPPVPGDAARNVEIEKKETGKEYTSISSLTLDSNSHETLFLPSKTQLAIWGTALAQMDTEYTGTQPVRRQEPEGVRKEDQYICVLGKDDTTCLRWPVSLLKFTKSQPHICYSCNPLCSNSHQTTELTEDLQESQQNQMGALSGESVPRVPAILIPDCLQKHTTQELRAQTQEKDEQNFMAEQRVNVKTEEHLFLKDKTLLSSETRQERGTYTLSMDDCERTDSAHCDISDTNPQSATGGRLRDARGIRKRAIITLSCKSKSDIQSGTQRLCISPSRCEYGSETRTPQSFVGVSKVSWKKRKASTKKHKLGKSKRGEKEKASKKRQSARLKVRSVVSTVSTATETRGDVGESWGKKKRQMEKKMRRRRVHGAGSSCLIGRCEAEPVSVSVRKRRTHRSHSSESHPHAGREQGECGSVFPQLSRHTADRDTKGEGRRDRHAVTYPWRSHFFSHSFSPGCNSKLFWERGHHSNPRSFFNCCYPDNNCGCSPTRKRKLLHWDKKFTCHKGKSLRHREVWEETERSGKIGGHSSCRNRGLSEKEWMGESCPRRQAARNRAVEWDRLAKCSPSPRSWGRNSRHVSTEDVDWDRCSVDRWTWGSSDSGEDRGILKSTSGSRTRTDSRYSPGCVWKYTPDIRHSKHSPSPDLWTSRQTYSPYNNTRSRRWHSPRSCSPCSSTSISELSWESSRSSTCSGVTGDRLTDGSCEISSGAPEHLTEAPEEPKKQSVPTPPPSELNSRSFSHLSSKGSSFASTVPHINTHHCNTSPSQIKENNSQFDLGLGPSEDITIRMSGTASRLSPNKSGSQKSPRMLLLPLIGKLPAIQRRARRNKGLISREKEGEDEEEAKSSGKDTGAIVESQNSPPDIARSNSCSIHKLGPSQIMTDEKQTGEETAPPISFTAEEMDKYRLLQEQAREHMQKVLEQTQESADTDKEPNYTHTTQADNVEEHYTRTGLHSAPTQSVHTDTMQVQHTLHPLPHVAPQEHFTQPMALGVPNLPPLPPSSPHTSLRQIFLQHISLAMPPASSSSPASSPCATIHPHPAQLPHPMPPLHPSLAHRLHLSTFSISSLFPSILLSHHPIPLLPQSPAFHAAPLTPLSPVALQPLNPQPYMDRAWPVRFQQKAL, encoded by the exons GAGTGTGCAGAAAGGGCTTTGGGCTGTTCAGTGGAGGATCTAAAGGCTCTTTTCTACTGTGAGCTGTGTCACAAGCAGTACCTCAGACACCAAGAGTTTGACAACCACATCAATTCCTACGACCATGCACACAAACAG CGGCTGAAGGAACTCAAGCACAGGGAATTTGCTCGCAATGTGGCCTCAAAATCTTGGAAGGACCATCGCAAACAGGAGAAGGCTCTCAGACGTCTGCACCAACTCGCACAGATGCAGcaaaatacccagag AGTTCCAGGAAGGACTTGTGGACTACGGAGCGCAGTCAGGGCTATGAGCCACCAGCAAGACACAGACTTGCACCAAAGAGACCATAAATCGGAATCCTTCATCCCCACCCAGAGACCCCATCCTATGCAACCCATTGCAGTTCCTCTCAGGCAGCTGCCAGAAGAGCAGTACAAGGTTCCTTCTCAAATGCCAATGGCCCATCCTCCAATCACAGAATCCCCATCCAACACAGGGCCTGCAGCCGTGACTACCCAGTCATGCATCGATTTGTACACCCAAGTCCCTCTCCCTATGCAGGGGAGAGCAGGCGGCAGACTTGGGGTGTCCTTCTGCTTCTCTCGCAGGGGTCCAAGACTTGAACCTTCTGCATCTGTTTTCTCTGACctagaagaggaggagagagaaaagagggaacaaatgaaagaaaggatAAAAGGGATAATGAAAGATATTGACAGGGAAATTGGAGAAGATGAGGACGGAAAACACAGCCAGAGTGAAAAGCTTCATTCTGACAGCGCTGTTCTGAATGATTTGCCACCAGTCCCAGGAGACGCTGCTAGAAATGTGgagattgaaaaaaaagaaacagggaaAGAATACACTTCTATCTCCTCATTAACACTTGATAGTAATAGTCACGAGACATTATTCCTGCCATCAAAAACCCAACTGGCCATATGGGGCACAGCCCTAGCACAAATGGACACTGAGTACACAGGCACACAGCCTGTGAGAAGACAAGAACCAGAGGGAGTAAGAAAGGAGGATCAGTACATTTGTGTGCTAGGCAAAGATGACACGACCTGTTTGAGATGGCCTGTCAGTTTGCTTAAGTTCACCAAGTCTCAACCGCACATCTGCTACAGCTGCAACCCCCTCTGCTCAAACTCCCATCAGACAACAGAACTCACAGAGGATCTGCAAGAGTCACAACAGAATCAGATGGGTGCTCTCTCAGGTGAATCAGTTCCACGTGTGCCAGCTATTCTTATACCTGACTgcttacaaaaacacacaactcaaGAGTTGAGAGCACAAACACAGGAGAAAGATGAGCAGAATTTCATGGCAGAGCAACGTGTCAATGTAAAGACAGAAGAACATCTGTTCCTGAAGGATAAAACCCTTTTATCATCAGAAACAAGACAAGAAAGAGGAACATACACACTAAGTATGGACGATTGTGAGAGGACAGACTCAGCTCATTGTGACATCTCCGACACAAACCCCCAGAGTGCTACGGGTGGGAGATTAAGGGATGCAAGGGGGATCAGAAAGAGAGCCATCATAACACTGAGCTGTAAATCAAAGTCTGACATCCAGTCTGGCACACAAAGACTGTGCATCAGCCCATCCAGGTGTGAGTATGGGAGTGAGACTAGAACTCCACAGTCATTTGTGGGTGTCTCAAAAGTGTCATGGAAAAAGAGGAAAGCcagcacaaagaaacacaagttAGGAAAGAGTAAGAGGGGTGAGAAGGAAAAAGCTTCAAAGAAGCGCCAATCAGCAAGGCTCAAAGTAAGGAGTGTTGTCTCCACAGTCTCCACTGCTACAGAGACGAGAGGAGATGTTGGAGAGAGCTGGGGGAAGAAAAAGAGGCaaatggagaagaaaatgaggaggaggagggtgcaCGGAGCAGGGAGCAGCTGTCTCATAGGGAGATGTGAGGCTGAACCGGTATCTGTCTCAGTTAGGAAGAGGAGGACTCACAGGAGTCACAGCAGTGAATCCCATCCACATGCAGGCAGAGAGCAGGGAGAGTGCGGCAGTGTCTTCCCCCAGCTCTCcagacacacagcagacagAGACACCAAGGGGGAGGGAAGGCGAGATAGACATGCAGTGACTTATCCCTGGCGGTCTCACTTCTTCTCACACTCCTTCTCACCAGGATGTAACTCTAAGCTGTTTTGGGAAAGGGGTCACCATAGCAACCCCAGGAGTTTCTTTAACTGCTGTTACCCTGACAACAACTGTGGTTGCAGCCCGACAAGAAAGAGAAAACTCCTCCACTGGGACAAGAAATTTACTTGTCATAAGGGGAAAAGTTTGAGGCATCGTGAAGTCTGGGAGGAGACTGAAAGGAGTGGGAAAATTGGAGGGCACTCAAGCTGCAGAAACAGGGGCCTTTCAGAGAAAGAGTGGATGGGAGAGAGTTGTCCTAGGAGGCAGGCAGCAAGAAACAGAGCAGTGGAGTGGGATCGGTTGGCAAAGTGCAGCCCCAGTCCTCGAAGCTGGGGCAGGAATAGCAGACATGTTAGCACAGAGGATGTAGACTGGGACAGGTGTAGTGTCGACAGATGGACATGGGGCAGCAGCGACAGTGGGGAAGACAGGGGAATACTCAAATCAACCTCAGGCTCCAGGACAAGGACAGACAGTAGATACAGTCCAGGCTGTGTGTGGAAATATACTCCAGACATCAGACACTCAAAACACTCCCCCAGCCCTGACTTGTGGACAAGTAGGCAAACGTACAGCCCCTATAATAACACACGATCCAGAAGATGGCACAGCCCACGCTCCTGCAGCCCTTGTAGCAGCACAAGCATATCTGAGTTGAGTTGGGAGTCGAGCAGGAGCAGCACTTGTTCAGGAGTCACAGGGGACAGATTGACAGATGGCTCCTGCGAGATATCCTCAGGAGCTCCAGAACACTTAACTGAAGCTCCAGAGGAGCCTAAAAAGCAAAGCGTCCCCACACCCCCTCCATCTGAACTTAACTCTAGGTCATTCAGTCATCTTTCATCCAAAGGATCCTCTTTTGCCTCCACAGTCCCACACATCAATACACACCATTGTAACACCAGTCCTTCtcaaataaaggaaaacaatTCACAGTTTGATCTTGGCCTTGGGCCCTCTGAGGACATCACAATAAGAATGTCAGGCACAGCTTCAAGACTATCCCCTAATAAGTCTGGGTCACAGAAGTCCCCCAGGATGTTGCTTCTTCCTCTTATTGGGAAACTACCTGCAATTCAGAGGAGAGCAAGGAGGAATAAAGGGCTGATTTCTCGggagaaagaaggagaggatgaagaggaggctaAGAGTAGTGGAAAGGATACTGGCGCAATTGTCGAAAGTCAAAACAGTCCTCCAGACATTGCAAGGTCAAACTCTTGCAGCATACACAAACTTGGTCCATCACAAATTATGACGGATGAGAAACAGACAGGTGAAGAGACAGCTCCACCAATCAGCTTCACTGCTGAGGAGATGGATAAATATCGCCTCCTCCAAGAGCAGGCGAGGGAGCACATGCAGAAAGTCCTGGAACAGACACAAGAGAGTGCAGATACAGACAAAGAgccaaactacacacacacaacacaggcAGATAATGTAGAGGAACATTACACACGTACAGGTTTGCACAGTGCTCCAACCCAGTCagtccacacagacacaatgcAAGTACAACACACCCTCCATCCTCTTCCACATGTGGCCCCACAAGAACACTTCACTCAACCTATGGCTCTGGGAGTCCCAAATCTTCCCCCTCTTCCACCATCTTCTCCTCACACTAGCCTGCGCCAAATTTTTTTACAACATATATCTCTCGCCATGCCCCCTGCTTCCTCATCTTCTCCTGCCTCATCACCCTGTGCTACCATCCATCCACATCCAGCTCAACTTCCTCACCCCATGCCCCCTCTACACCCATCCCTTGCCCACCGTCTCCACCTCTCTACCTTTTCCATCTCCTCCCTGTTTCCTTCCATCCTGCTTTCTCATCATCCCATCCCTCTCCTACCTCAGTCTCCTGCTTTTCATGCAGCGCCACTCACTCCACTCTCCCCAGTAGCCCTGCAACCTTTGAACCCGCAGCCTTACATGGACAGAGCCTGGCCAGTGAGGTTTCAACAGAAGGCGCTGTGA
- the LOC137601662 gene encoding G patch domain-containing protein 8 isoform X2 yields MQQNTQRVPGRTCGLRSAVRAMSHQQDTDLHQRDHKSESFIPTQRPHPMQPIAVPLRQLPEEQYKVPSQMPMAHPPITESPSNTGPAAVTTQSCIDLYTQVPLPMQGRAGGRLGVSFCFSRRGPRLEPSASVFSDLEEEEREKREQMKERIKGIMKDIDREIGEDEDGKHSQSEKLHSDSAVLNDLPPVPGDAARNVEIEKKETGKEYTSISSLTLDSNSHETLFLPSKTQLAIWGTALAQMDTEYTGTQPVRRQEPEGVRKEDQYICVLGKDDTTCLRWPVSLLKFTKSQPHICYSCNPLCSNSHQTTELTEDLQESQQNQMGALSGESVPRVPAILIPDCLQKHTTQELRAQTQEKDEQNFMAEQRVNVKTEEHLFLKDKTLLSSETRQERGTYTLSMDDCERTDSAHCDISDTNPQSATGGRLRDARGIRKRAIITLSCKSKSDIQSGTQRLCISPSRCEYGSETRTPQSFVGVSKVSWKKRKASTKKHKLGKSKRGEKEKASKKRQSARLKVRSVVSTVSTATETRGDVGESWGKKKRQMEKKMRRRRVHGAGSSCLIGRCEAEPVSVSVRKRRTHRSHSSESHPHAGREQGECGSVFPQLSRHTADRDTKGEGRRDRHAVTYPWRSHFFSHSFSPGCNSKLFWERGHHSNPRSFFNCCYPDNNCGCSPTRKRKLLHWDKKFTCHKGKSLRHREVWEETERSGKIGGHSSCRNRGLSEKEWMGESCPRRQAARNRAVEWDRLAKCSPSPRSWGRNSRHVSTEDVDWDRCSVDRWTWGSSDSGEDRGILKSTSGSRTRTDSRYSPGCVWKYTPDIRHSKHSPSPDLWTSRQTYSPYNNTRSRRWHSPRSCSPCSSTSISELSWESSRSSTCSGVTGDRLTDGSCEISSGAPEHLTEAPEEPKKQSVPTPPPSELNSRSFSHLSSKGSSFASTVPHINTHHCNTSPSQIKENNSQFDLGLGPSEDITIRMSGTASRLSPNKSGSQKSPRMLLLPLIGKLPAIQRRARRNKGLISREKEGEDEEEAKSSGKDTGAIVESQNSPPDIARSNSCSIHKLGPSQIMTDEKQTGEETAPPISFTAEEMDKYRLLQEQAREHMQKVLEQTQESADTDKEPNYTHTTQADNVEEHYTRTGLHSAPTQSVHTDTMQVQHTLHPLPHVAPQEHFTQPMALGVPNLPPLPPSSPHTSLRQIFLQHISLAMPPASSSSPASSPCATIHPHPAQLPHPMPPLHPSLAHRLHLSTFSISSLFPSILLSHHPIPLLPQSPAFHAAPLTPLSPVALQPLNPQPYMDRAWPVRFQQKAL; encoded by the exons ATGCAGcaaaatacccagag AGTTCCAGGAAGGACTTGTGGACTACGGAGCGCAGTCAGGGCTATGAGCCACCAGCAAGACACAGACTTGCACCAAAGAGACCATAAATCGGAATCCTTCATCCCCACCCAGAGACCCCATCCTATGCAACCCATTGCAGTTCCTCTCAGGCAGCTGCCAGAAGAGCAGTACAAGGTTCCTTCTCAAATGCCAATGGCCCATCCTCCAATCACAGAATCCCCATCCAACACAGGGCCTGCAGCCGTGACTACCCAGTCATGCATCGATTTGTACACCCAAGTCCCTCTCCCTATGCAGGGGAGAGCAGGCGGCAGACTTGGGGTGTCCTTCTGCTTCTCTCGCAGGGGTCCAAGACTTGAACCTTCTGCATCTGTTTTCTCTGACctagaagaggaggagagagaaaagagggaacaaatgaaagaaaggatAAAAGGGATAATGAAAGATATTGACAGGGAAATTGGAGAAGATGAGGACGGAAAACACAGCCAGAGTGAAAAGCTTCATTCTGACAGCGCTGTTCTGAATGATTTGCCACCAGTCCCAGGAGACGCTGCTAGAAATGTGgagattgaaaaaaaagaaacagggaaAGAATACACTTCTATCTCCTCATTAACACTTGATAGTAATAGTCACGAGACATTATTCCTGCCATCAAAAACCCAACTGGCCATATGGGGCACAGCCCTAGCACAAATGGACACTGAGTACACAGGCACACAGCCTGTGAGAAGACAAGAACCAGAGGGAGTAAGAAAGGAGGATCAGTACATTTGTGTGCTAGGCAAAGATGACACGACCTGTTTGAGATGGCCTGTCAGTTTGCTTAAGTTCACCAAGTCTCAACCGCACATCTGCTACAGCTGCAACCCCCTCTGCTCAAACTCCCATCAGACAACAGAACTCACAGAGGATCTGCAAGAGTCACAACAGAATCAGATGGGTGCTCTCTCAGGTGAATCAGTTCCACGTGTGCCAGCTATTCTTATACCTGACTgcttacaaaaacacacaactcaaGAGTTGAGAGCACAAACACAGGAGAAAGATGAGCAGAATTTCATGGCAGAGCAACGTGTCAATGTAAAGACAGAAGAACATCTGTTCCTGAAGGATAAAACCCTTTTATCATCAGAAACAAGACAAGAAAGAGGAACATACACACTAAGTATGGACGATTGTGAGAGGACAGACTCAGCTCATTGTGACATCTCCGACACAAACCCCCAGAGTGCTACGGGTGGGAGATTAAGGGATGCAAGGGGGATCAGAAAGAGAGCCATCATAACACTGAGCTGTAAATCAAAGTCTGACATCCAGTCTGGCACACAAAGACTGTGCATCAGCCCATCCAGGTGTGAGTATGGGAGTGAGACTAGAACTCCACAGTCATTTGTGGGTGTCTCAAAAGTGTCATGGAAAAAGAGGAAAGCcagcacaaagaaacacaagttAGGAAAGAGTAAGAGGGGTGAGAAGGAAAAAGCTTCAAAGAAGCGCCAATCAGCAAGGCTCAAAGTAAGGAGTGTTGTCTCCACAGTCTCCACTGCTACAGAGACGAGAGGAGATGTTGGAGAGAGCTGGGGGAAGAAAAAGAGGCaaatggagaagaaaatgaggaggaggagggtgcaCGGAGCAGGGAGCAGCTGTCTCATAGGGAGATGTGAGGCTGAACCGGTATCTGTCTCAGTTAGGAAGAGGAGGACTCACAGGAGTCACAGCAGTGAATCCCATCCACATGCAGGCAGAGAGCAGGGAGAGTGCGGCAGTGTCTTCCCCCAGCTCTCcagacacacagcagacagAGACACCAAGGGGGAGGGAAGGCGAGATAGACATGCAGTGACTTATCCCTGGCGGTCTCACTTCTTCTCACACTCCTTCTCACCAGGATGTAACTCTAAGCTGTTTTGGGAAAGGGGTCACCATAGCAACCCCAGGAGTTTCTTTAACTGCTGTTACCCTGACAACAACTGTGGTTGCAGCCCGACAAGAAAGAGAAAACTCCTCCACTGGGACAAGAAATTTACTTGTCATAAGGGGAAAAGTTTGAGGCATCGTGAAGTCTGGGAGGAGACTGAAAGGAGTGGGAAAATTGGAGGGCACTCAAGCTGCAGAAACAGGGGCCTTTCAGAGAAAGAGTGGATGGGAGAGAGTTGTCCTAGGAGGCAGGCAGCAAGAAACAGAGCAGTGGAGTGGGATCGGTTGGCAAAGTGCAGCCCCAGTCCTCGAAGCTGGGGCAGGAATAGCAGACATGTTAGCACAGAGGATGTAGACTGGGACAGGTGTAGTGTCGACAGATGGACATGGGGCAGCAGCGACAGTGGGGAAGACAGGGGAATACTCAAATCAACCTCAGGCTCCAGGACAAGGACAGACAGTAGATACAGTCCAGGCTGTGTGTGGAAATATACTCCAGACATCAGACACTCAAAACACTCCCCCAGCCCTGACTTGTGGACAAGTAGGCAAACGTACAGCCCCTATAATAACACACGATCCAGAAGATGGCACAGCCCACGCTCCTGCAGCCCTTGTAGCAGCACAAGCATATCTGAGTTGAGTTGGGAGTCGAGCAGGAGCAGCACTTGTTCAGGAGTCACAGGGGACAGATTGACAGATGGCTCCTGCGAGATATCCTCAGGAGCTCCAGAACACTTAACTGAAGCTCCAGAGGAGCCTAAAAAGCAAAGCGTCCCCACACCCCCTCCATCTGAACTTAACTCTAGGTCATTCAGTCATCTTTCATCCAAAGGATCCTCTTTTGCCTCCACAGTCCCACACATCAATACACACCATTGTAACACCAGTCCTTCtcaaataaaggaaaacaatTCACAGTTTGATCTTGGCCTTGGGCCCTCTGAGGACATCACAATAAGAATGTCAGGCACAGCTTCAAGACTATCCCCTAATAAGTCTGGGTCACAGAAGTCCCCCAGGATGTTGCTTCTTCCTCTTATTGGGAAACTACCTGCAATTCAGAGGAGAGCAAGGAGGAATAAAGGGCTGATTTCTCGggagaaagaaggagaggatgaagaggaggctaAGAGTAGTGGAAAGGATACTGGCGCAATTGTCGAAAGTCAAAACAGTCCTCCAGACATTGCAAGGTCAAACTCTTGCAGCATACACAAACTTGGTCCATCACAAATTATGACGGATGAGAAACAGACAGGTGAAGAGACAGCTCCACCAATCAGCTTCACTGCTGAGGAGATGGATAAATATCGCCTCCTCCAAGAGCAGGCGAGGGAGCACATGCAGAAAGTCCTGGAACAGACACAAGAGAGTGCAGATACAGACAAAGAgccaaactacacacacacaacacaggcAGATAATGTAGAGGAACATTACACACGTACAGGTTTGCACAGTGCTCCAACCCAGTCagtccacacagacacaatgcAAGTACAACACACCCTCCATCCTCTTCCACATGTGGCCCCACAAGAACACTTCACTCAACCTATGGCTCTGGGAGTCCCAAATCTTCCCCCTCTTCCACCATCTTCTCCTCACACTAGCCTGCGCCAAATTTTTTTACAACATATATCTCTCGCCATGCCCCCTGCTTCCTCATCTTCTCCTGCCTCATCACCCTGTGCTACCATCCATCCACATCCAGCTCAACTTCCTCACCCCATGCCCCCTCTACACCCATCCCTTGCCCACCGTCTCCACCTCTCTACCTTTTCCATCTCCTCCCTGTTTCCTTCCATCCTGCTTTCTCATCATCCCATCCCTCTCCTACCTCAGTCTCCTGCTTTTCATGCAGCGCCACTCACTCCACTCTCCCCAGTAGCCCTGCAACCTTTGAACCCGCAGCCTTACATGGACAGAGCCTGGCCAGTGAGGTTTCAACAGAAGGCGCTGTGA